In one Plasmodium falciparum 3D7 genome assembly, chromosome: 14 genomic region, the following are encoded:
- a CDS encoding zinc finger protein, putative, which yields MSSPTNENTNERKRKKTIEEENVLIKEKENINLKKKKIEFEDDEEFEKYVFSNFKNAEESYNNKEQYILSEITKAFFNDNRKYKSIEDMANEIKNQAIKNIKKNLDIICNNECTSPFFVERFRVKYINEQNMLNIKTAQNYFKEFIILYKNNNFNDFSLEINTNIEEGGASEKNNIEDDDDIESGDNIKSNDNTKSKLDNSHNNDNNMEENKNNSILNEENMYISNLWKEKIKCKIDNINDNNILTKILNYIGGTSIHVDHIPMHINKFHILNTLSTLKYNVMNINIWDVYNTKDTRAHSFFRRANIYFNNKTSATNVLNTIRENTYAIPIHQWYMNNVRRNIYNTIDFKICPPICSHMERIKKDYNMAKELVRKLDCSCGINMDLFNKMSDDTYLNGPINKRRKVDDKEHDETFNDKSKNTFEVNTLNNNNNIENNKNGFNDDNINEDKNIIEKENVTESPIISMIENNEEQNYDVKKKLDILILYLRFVHNFCYYSAKKFNTYDELLRECGYFYLRVNVGQKKLHKNFIPIFYENCNKEKDNTYLDNMIINSISIDETNLLNEDIKNGLSINSEHNDLKNQNSFVMNNETNDHNENRKYKLKYTNDMLLYKLLNNKKNEIFSFQDEEQIKISEFQLKWLVHFDNEIKNAINKKYYENINIEKTNEFLDILKKDYALTTSDNKQSDIRCSKCKKLFNHINDLPNHIFLKHNQFKMKLITETEIQIMKKKFYETPHSFHFLFMMEKKYNYMFKNYNHKNSIFKRNKSFINHNLHVLNNTNKNEYKDFDDPQQNLLQNVKHTNTNKSKNFYDDT from the coding sequence ATGAGTTCCCCTACTAATGAAAATACGAAtgaaaggaaaagaaaaaaaaccattgaagaagaaaatgttCTAATTAAagagaaagaaaatataaatttgaaaaaaaagaaaatcgaATTTGAGGATGATGAagaatttgaaaaatatgtttttagtaattttaaaaatgctGAAGaaagttataataataaagagcaatatattttatcggAAATTACAAAAGCATTCTTTAATGATAACAGAAAATACAAAAGCATAGAAGATATGgcaaatgaaataaaaaatcaagctataaaaaatattaaaaaaaatttagatattatatgtaataatgaGTGTACTAGTCCTTTTTTCGTTGAACGATTTcgtgtaaaatatattaatgaacagaatatgttaaatataaaaacagctcagaattattttaaagaatttataatattatataaaaataataattttaatgattTCAGTTTAGAGATAAATACGAATATAGAAGAAGGGGGGGCTAgtgaaaagaataatatagaagatgatgatgatatagAAAGTGGTGACAACATAAAAAGTaatgataatacaaaatCAAAATTAGATAATTcacataataatgataataatatggaagaaaataaaaataattccatattaaatgaagaaaatatgtatatatctaATCTgtggaaagaaaaaataaaatgcaaaattgataatattaatgataataatatattaacaaagATCTTAAATTATATAGGTGGTACATCAATACATGTAGATCATATACCTatgcatataaataaatttcaCATATTAAATACACTCAGtactttaaaatataatgtgatgaatataaatatatgggaTGTATATAATACCAAAGATACAAGAGCACATTCTTTTTTTAGAAGagctaatatatattttaataataaaacctCAGCTACTAATGTATTAAATACTATACGGGAAAATACGTATGCTATACCTATTCATCAGTGGTACATGAATAATGTCaggagaaatatatataataccattgattttaaaatatgtcCACCCATATGTTCACATAtggaaagaataaaaaaagattatAATATGGCAAAAGAACTTGTAAGAAAATTAGATTGTTCATGTGGAATTAATATGGACCTCTTCAACAAAATGAGCGATGACACATATTTAAATGGtccaataaataaaagaagaaaagttGATGACAAAGAACATGATGAAACGTTTAATGATAAGAGCAAAAATACATTCGAGGTAaatacattaaataataataataatatagagaACAACAAAAATGGttttaatgatgataatataaatgaggacaaaaatattattgagAAGGAGAATGTTACGGAGAGCCCTATAATTTCTATgatagaaaataatgaagaacaaaattacgatgtgaaaaaaaaattagatattttaattttatatttaagatttgttcataatttttgttattattcagcaaaaaaatttaatacatATGATGAGTTACTTAGAGAATGTGGTTATTTCTATCTAAGAGTTAATGTAGGGCAGAAAAAATTACACAAGAATTTTATTCcaatattttatgaaaactgtaataaagaaaaggatAATACATACTTAGATAATATGATAATTAATAGTATATCTATTGATGAAactaatttattaaatgaggatataaaaaatggttTATCAATAAATAGTGAACataatgatttaaaaaatcaaaattcTTTTGTAATGAATAATGAAACTAATGATCATAATGAAAATAGGaagtataaattaaaatatacaaatgatatgttattatataaattattaaataataaaaaaaacgaaatattttcttttcaagATGAAGAACAAATCAAGATATCAGAGTTTCAGTTGAAATGGCTAGTCCATTTtgataatgaaataaaaaatgctattaataagaaatattatgaaaatattaatattgaaaaaacaaatgaaTTTTTAGATATTCTAAAAAAGGATTATGCATTAACAACAAGTGATAATAAACAAAGTGATATTAGATGTTCTAAATGTAAAAAACTTTTTAATCATATTAATGATTTACCAAATCATATCTTCTTAAAACATAATCAatttaaaatgaaattaataaCCGAAACTGAAAttcaaataatgaaaaagaaattttatgAAACTCCacattcttttcattttctttttatgatggaaaaaaagtataattaCATGttcaaaaattataatcataaaaattctatttttaaaagaaataaaagttTTATAAATCATAATTTACATGTATTAaacaatacaaataaaaatgaatacaaAGATTTTGATGACCCACAACAAAATCTTTTACAAAATGTAAAACATACTAATACCAACAAGAGCAAAAATTTCTATGAcgatacataa
- a CDS encoding translation initiation factor IF-1, giving the protein MCSVFITRLSFDFFVFLFFCFFFLYFPSEEIKVEKKTFSFLNFNNNISQWKNNKTSRFFHKISWNKKHIKNNINHFLRDKKGVHILYEKNENVKNEIPKTKENDTFEMNGVVVECLANTNFIVSIPNGEKFLCFISGKLRINKVKINLGDMVKFQIHKLNFEKRRGKIVFRYLQHTSLKKKK; this is encoded by the coding sequence atgtgtagtGTTTTCATAACCCGTTTgtcttttgatttttttgttttcctttttttttgttttttttttttgtatttcccatcagaagaaataaaagttGAGAAGAAAACATTCTCTTtcttaaattttaataataatatatcacaatggaaaaataataaaacctcaagattttttcataaaatatcaTGGAATAAAAagcatattaaaaataatataaatcattttttaagAGATAAAAAAGGAGTacacatattatatgaaaaaaatgaaaatgtaaaaaatgaaattccaaaaacaaaagaaaatgatacaTTCGAAATGAATGGTGTAGTAGTAGAATGCTTAGCTAACACAAATTTTATTGTAAGCATACCAAATGGtgaaaaatttttatgttttatatcaGGAAAATTAAGAATTAATAAagttaaaattaatttaggAGATATGGTGAAATTCCAAAttcataaattaaattttgaAAAACGAAGAGGTAAAATTGTCTTTAGATATTTACAGCATACGTCcttaaagaagaagaaataa
- a CDS encoding shewanella-like protein phosphatase 1, putative, producing MNVDKILWLTIITFLVNIFKTLCLSKNKYLFKYLIVDRKKLDPSYTYKYDNIQWNHKIIAIGDIHGDVESLKLILRHSNLIDENDEWIAEDVMLVQVGDILDRGVFGTYIYDYLLKLQKDAIKKNSKVILIMGNHEQLNLCGAFHYVNESEVMLFFQNNRNNRLFSFTNKNGYYFKKLIRLPVIVKINNIIFTHGGISKHMSEYDINTINLKTRLQIENKCKMFQFEKYNYLSKEGVLWNNEISHQVKLQPKKTCKHLRNILKKYNAKGLVVGHTRQKSHEIQTYCNNSFFLIDTGMSLFMNNGQPYPNYLQIEKGKFKTVHLIVQEYNRKKTCQGKQIQLSKPYKKMICLSHKIKDL from the coding sequence atgaatgtaGACAAAATACTTTGGCTAACCATAATTACCTTTTTGgttaacatttttaaaactctatgtttatcaaaaaataaatatctttttaaatatttaatagtGGACCGAAAAAAGTTGGATCCtagttatacatataaatatgataatatacaaTGGAACCATAAAATAATAGCCATCGGAGATATCCATGGGGACGTAGAGagtttaaaattaatattaagacATTCAAATTTAATagatgaaaatgatgaatGGATTGCTGAAGATGTTATGTTAGTCCAGGTAGGTGATATATTAGACAGGGGTGTTTttggtacatatatatatgattatctattaaaattacaaaaagatgccatcaaaaaaaatagtaaagttattttaataatgggTAATCATGAACAACTTAATTTATGTGGAGCGTTTCATTATGTCAATGAATCTGAAGTaatgttattttttcaaaataatcGAAATAATAGATTATTTAGTTTTACTAATAAAAAtggatattattttaaaaaacttATTAGATTACCAGttattgtaaaaataaataatattatttttacacaTGGAGGAATTAGTAAACACATGTCTGAATATGATATTAACactattaatttaaaaacaaGATTacaaatagaaaataaatgtaaaatgtttcaatttgaaaaatataattatttaagcAAAGAAGGAGTTTTATGGAATAATGAAATTTCACACCAAGTCAAATTACAACCAAAAAAAACATGTAAACATTTACGAAAcattcttaaaaaatataatgcaAAAGGTTTAGTTGTAGGACATACTAGGCAAAAATCACATGAAATTCAAACATATTGTAATAAttccttttttcttatagATACTGGAATGAGCTTATTTATGAATAATGGGCAACCATATCCaaattatttacaaataGAAAAAGGGAAATTTAAAACCGTTCACTTAATTGTCCAAGAATACAACAGAAAAAAAACGTGTCAAGGAAAACAAATACAATTAAGTAAACCATATAAGAAAATGATATGTCTAAGtcataaaattaaagatttgtga
- a CDS encoding pre-rRNA-processing protein PNO1, putative: MTKRIIKNDITSKGIVRSSKSDVKSFKVEDKESDINNVQNKGQILTIQNIIENDNNVIDSTNDKKINKKLIIKNKKKNNTNMNTHEMRIITIPKQRRTSVIKNWLELIKPIVTHLKLEIRMNKDKIEVRTCKLTEDKNNLQKSSDYIKAYLLGFTLEDSLALLRIEDLYIESFQIQDVKILKGDHLSRCIGRICGSNGSTKYAIENATKTRIVIANDKIHILGSFNNIKMARHSICSLILGSTQGKIFNKLNILAKRMKERF; this comes from the coding sequence ATGactaaaagaattataaaaaatgatataacaTCCAAAGGAATCGTCAGAAGTTCAAAAAGTGATGTCAAATCCTTTAAGGTTGAGGATAAAGAATcagatattaataatgttcAAAATAAAGGACAGATATTAACGATACAGAATATTatagaaaatgataataacgTTATAGATAGTACAAATGATAAGAAGataaataagaaattaataataaagaataagaagaaaaataatactaATATGAATACACATGAAATGAGGATTATAACTATACCTAAACAAAGAAGAACTTCagttataaaaaattggTTAGAATTAATAAAACCAATAGTAACACATTTAAAATTAGAAATAAGAAtgaataaagataaaattgAAGTACGTACATGTAAACTAAcagaagataaaaataatttacaaaaatCATCAGATTATATTAAAGCATATTTATTAGGATTTACTTTAGAAGATTCTTTAGCATTATTAAGAATCgaagatttatatattgaaagTTTTCAAATTCAAGATgtcaaaatattaaaaggtGATCATTTATCAAGATGTATTGGTAGAATATGTGGAAGTAATGGATCAACCAAATATGCAATTGAAAATGCAACAAAAACAAGAATTGTTATAGCTAATGATAAAATTCATATCTTAGGtagttttaataatattaaaatggcAAGGCATTCTATATGTAGTTTAATCCTTGGTTCTACAcaaggaaaaatatttaataaattaaacatTTTAGCAAAAAGAATGAAAGAAAGAttctaa